The following coding sequences are from one Verrucosispora sp. WMMD573 window:
- a CDS encoding NAD(P)-binding domain-containing protein, with protein MTVKKAVCVIGAGPSGLIAMKELLDEGHTVTCFDHNAELGGVFRAGAGTDEPGAYDSTLLTISNYMMAFSCFPPPEKQERRFWTAIEYRQYLHDFADAFGLRTLIRPRTDVLSVARSDSGDGYVVETAPVDDPTARVSHQFDAVVVSSGTHRVPNKVSLPGQEDFAGVVTHSAFYRNAEPFRGKRVLCLGIGETAADVVNEIAQVAASCTLSIRRWQSVVARFPGDRRHPNDAYTSEMLNALPLSAATAVHRIGTRMGKRFGKTAASRAIAAWNSNNKSFFNHFLTKNDAFIHRIVDGTLTVNASGIERLGADHVVFKDGRREQIDTIMLNTGYTEDFTLLKDVHITDVRQMYKHMIHPELGTGVVFIGWARPAAGGVPACSEMQARYFALLCSGKRTLPPPEQLDELIKRQATYEDEFFTGNPELRTLVHYNRYMIDFARVIGCSPWRPEVFRNPRLAYHLWCGSQVPLVFRLHGPHSDRETAQRRVLELPVAFNPAEIILATALTGVTRALGAVGLVKRDGVY; from the coding sequence GTGACCGTGAAGAAAGCCGTCTGTGTCATCGGCGCGGGCCCGTCGGGTCTGATCGCGATGAAGGAACTGCTCGACGAGGGCCACACCGTGACCTGCTTCGATCACAACGCCGAGCTCGGCGGTGTGTTCCGCGCCGGGGCGGGCACCGACGAGCCGGGTGCCTACGACTCGACGTTGCTGACCATCTCCAACTACATGATGGCGTTCTCCTGCTTCCCGCCGCCGGAGAAGCAGGAGCGACGGTTCTGGACGGCGATCGAATACCGGCAGTACCTCCACGACTTCGCCGACGCCTTCGGCCTGCGTACCCTGATCCGCCCGCGTACCGACGTGCTGAGCGTCGCGCGGAGCGACAGCGGCGACGGCTACGTGGTCGAGACCGCGCCCGTGGACGATCCCACCGCCCGGGTCAGTCACCAGTTCGACGCCGTGGTCGTGTCCAGCGGCACCCACCGGGTCCCCAACAAGGTCAGCCTGCCGGGGCAGGAGGACTTCGCGGGCGTGGTGACCCATTCGGCCTTCTACCGCAACGCCGAACCGTTCCGCGGAAAGCGGGTCCTCTGCCTGGGCATCGGCGAGACCGCAGCCGACGTCGTCAACGAGATCGCCCAGGTGGCGGCCAGCTGCACCCTGTCGATACGCCGTTGGCAGTCCGTCGTCGCACGCTTTCCGGGCGACCGGCGGCACCCGAACGACGCCTACACCTCGGAGATGTTGAACGCGCTACCGCTATCGGCAGCCACGGCTGTCCACCGCATCGGCACGCGGATGGGCAAGCGGTTCGGCAAGACCGCCGCAAGCCGGGCGATAGCGGCGTGGAACTCGAACAACAAGAGTTTCTTCAACCACTTCCTGACCAAGAACGATGCGTTCATCCATCGGATCGTCGATGGCACGCTGACGGTCAACGCCTCCGGCATCGAGCGGCTGGGTGCGGACCACGTCGTGTTCAAGGACGGCCGGCGGGAGCAGATCGACACGATCATGCTGAACACCGGGTACACCGAGGACTTCACCCTCCTCAAGGACGTGCACATCACCGACGTGCGCCAGATGTACAAGCACATGATCCACCCCGAGCTCGGTACCGGCGTGGTGTTCATCGGATGGGCGCGGCCCGCCGCCGGCGGTGTGCCGGCGTGCTCGGAGATGCAGGCCCGTTACTTCGCGCTGCTGTGCAGCGGCAAACGGACGCTGCCGCCGCCGGAGCAGCTCGACGAGCTGATCAAGCGGCAGGCGACATACGAGGACGAGTTCTTCACCGGCAACCCCGAACTACGCACGCTGGTGCACTACAACCGGTACATGATCGATTTCGCCAGGGTGATCGGGTGTTCGCCGTGGCGTCCCGAGGTCTTCCGCAACCCGCGGCTGGCCTACCACCTGTGGTGCGGTTCGCAGGTGCCGCTCGTCTTCCGCCTGCACGGGCCGCACAGCGACCGCGAGACGGCCCAGCGGCGGGTTCTGGAGCTGCCGGTCGCCTTCAATCCCGCGGAGATCATCCTGGCCACCGCGCTCACCGGTGTCACCCGCGCGCTGGGCGCGGTGGGCCTGGTCAAACGCGACGGCGTCTACTGA
- a CDS encoding non-ribosomal peptide synthetase, which yields MDTVSEFFEASVLRAGDAPSVIFGETTVGYAELNARANRMARRLIAAGVGPDSLVAVAVPRSDALITAVLAVLKAGGAYLPLDPTYPVERLTHMVTDARAMLSIRTSGVASLELGVPEIVLDDPAFVAQCASERGDNVTAQERLAPLTADNLMYVIYTSGSTGVPKGVALTHAGMADLVATQIRVYGIRPGDRVLQWASFSFDAWFWDFTMALMHGATLVMAEQDDLMPGEPLRDTMVKYEVDHATLPPVALSITDSAGLLPGGTLTSTGDVCTRALATQWSRGRRLFNGYGPTEVTVGTSIGGPVEGVQETVSIGSPWDGSAVHVLDEHLDELRDGDEGELYLAGSGMARGYLHRPGLTAARFVANPYGPPGSRMYRSGDRGRRGADGQLYFTGRVDDQVKVRGFRVELGEVETRLEGHPAVELAVAVLAGTDASSQHIVAYVTASGQQAMVATQVREHARAALPEHMVPSAVVVLDRMPTLPNGKIDRKALAERAATAPAEQLPDLSRAAGTPDGEPAVDGSGPAPSLEARLCGLVAETLEIAEVRPQDNFFELGGHSVLAAKLASRMRKELGVTVPMRSVFEAESLADLAELMAQSR from the coding sequence GTGGACACTGTTTCGGAGTTCTTTGAGGCGAGCGTGCTGAGGGCCGGTGATGCTCCGTCGGTCATCTTCGGCGAGACCACCGTCGGGTACGCGGAACTGAACGCGCGAGCGAATCGGATGGCCCGTCGGCTCATCGCGGCCGGTGTGGGTCCGGATTCGTTGGTCGCGGTCGCGGTGCCGCGCTCGGACGCCCTGATCACGGCGGTTCTCGCCGTGCTGAAGGCCGGCGGCGCGTACCTGCCGCTCGATCCGACCTATCCGGTCGAGCGGCTGACCCACATGGTCACCGACGCACGTGCCATGCTGTCGATTCGGACCAGCGGCGTCGCATCGCTGGAGCTGGGCGTGCCGGAGATCGTGCTCGACGATCCCGCGTTCGTGGCGCAGTGCGCGAGCGAGCGCGGGGACAACGTCACCGCGCAGGAGCGGCTGGCGCCGTTGACCGCCGACAACCTGATGTACGTCATCTACACCTCCGGCTCGACCGGCGTACCCAAGGGAGTCGCGCTCACCCACGCCGGGATGGCGGACCTGGTCGCCACGCAGATCCGGGTGTACGGCATCCGTCCCGGCGACCGGGTGCTGCAGTGGGCCTCGTTCAGCTTCGACGCCTGGTTCTGGGACTTCACCATGGCCCTCATGCACGGCGCGACGCTGGTGATGGCCGAGCAGGACGACCTGATGCCCGGCGAGCCGCTGCGCGACACGATGGTGAAGTACGAGGTGGACCACGCCACGCTGCCCCCGGTGGCGCTGAGCATCACCGACAGCGCGGGGCTGCTGCCCGGCGGCACGCTCACCTCCACCGGAGACGTCTGCACCCGAGCCCTGGCGACGCAGTGGTCGCGGGGTCGGCGGCTGTTCAACGGCTACGGTCCGACCGAGGTGACCGTCGGCACGTCGATCGGTGGACCGGTCGAGGGCGTGCAGGAGACGGTGAGCATCGGCTCGCCCTGGGACGGCAGCGCGGTGCACGTGCTCGACGAGCACCTGGACGAGCTGCGGGACGGCGACGAGGGGGAGCTCTACCTGGCCGGCAGCGGCATGGCCCGGGGATATCTGCACCGTCCGGGCCTGACCGCGGCACGGTTCGTCGCCAACCCCTACGGCCCGCCGGGCAGCCGGATGTACCGGTCCGGAGACCGTGGCAGGCGCGGGGCCGACGGGCAGCTCTACTTCACCGGGCGCGTCGACGACCAGGTGAAGGTACGCGGCTTCCGGGTGGAACTGGGCGAGGTCGAGACACGCCTGGAGGGGCATCCGGCGGTGGAGTTGGCCGTGGCGGTGCTGGCCGGCACCGACGCCTCGTCGCAGCACATCGTCGCCTACGTGACAGCTTCGGGACAGCAGGCGATGGTGGCGACGCAGGTACGCGAGCACGCCCGGGCCGCACTGCCCGAGCACATGGTGCCGTCCGCCGTTGTCGTGCTCGACCGGATGCCCACCCTGCCCAACGGCAAGATCGACCGTAAGGCGTTGGCCGAGCGGGCGGCGACGGCTCCGGCCGAGCAGCTCCCTGACCTGTCGCGGGCCGCCGGTACGCCCGACGGCGAGCCCGCAGTCGACGGCTCGGGCCCCGCGCCGTCGCTGGAGGCTCGGCTGTGCGGCCTGGTGGCCGAGACGCTGGAGATCGCCGAGGTGCGTCCGCAGGACAACTTCTTCGAGCTGGGCGGACACTCGGTGCTCGCCGCCAAGCTGGCCAGCCGGATGCGCAAGGAGTTGGGCGTGACCGTGCCGATGCGTTCGGTGTTCGAGGCCGAGAGCCTGGCCGATCTGGCCGAGCTGATGGCGCAGTCCAGGTAG
- a CDS encoding helix-turn-helix domain-containing protein, with amino-acid sequence MVDVKNRVKFVRWPAESDIRAECHEQQHLCLLIVEHGAAPPDQLSLYEDWVRPPIGREDLQVRVRQLAARAVLNEKPVLDPAGMLYFNNTSVTLSLMQCEMLAPLLTRYGQLVYRTELREILESSGASSSSNALDLHVMRLRRRLEIVGLAIRTVWGRGFFVEPGSRASTPRVDPRRAVTAVSKKNRST; translated from the coding sequence ATGGTCGATGTCAAGAATCGGGTTAAGTTCGTTCGTTGGCCTGCGGAGAGCGACATCCGCGCGGAATGCCACGAACAGCAGCACCTCTGTCTGCTGATCGTGGAGCACGGCGCGGCGCCGCCGGACCAACTCAGCCTATACGAGGACTGGGTGCGCCCACCCATCGGACGAGAAGACCTCCAGGTCCGGGTCCGTCAGTTGGCGGCCCGGGCCGTGCTCAACGAGAAGCCGGTGTTGGACCCGGCCGGGATGCTGTACTTCAACAACACGTCCGTCACGCTCTCCCTGATGCAGTGCGAGATGTTGGCGCCGCTGCTGACCAGGTACGGCCAGCTGGTCTACCGGACCGAGCTGCGGGAGATCCTGGAAAGCTCCGGGGCCAGCTCGTCGAGCAACGCGTTGGACCTGCACGTCATGCGGCTGCGCCGGCGCTTGGAGATCGTCGGCCTCGCGATCCGCACGGTCTGGGGGCGCGGCTTCTTCGTCGAGCCCGGATCACGGGCGTCCACGCCCCGGGTGGACCCGCGGCGAGCCGTCACCGCGGTCTCGAAGAAGAACCGTTCGACGTGA
- a CDS encoding cation:proton antiporter — protein MTLSTRVRTLLGATVGLVVLASTVPLWDTAGSHDGGTLTRFLLAVAVVLVTCQVCAGLARRFGQPSVVGEMVGGLVLGPSLLGAVWPAATGFLFPPAVTEGLDQVAQLGLVIFVFLLGCELRIDRIERKGVVGAVVVAGMGLPWLAGMGIVAAAGGLFVGSQGSPVGTMMFVGLAMAVTALPVLARILDDLKLRHTSVGVLSVSAAAIGDGLLWLVLAFLLAGQGAAGGGLRVLLLGAALVLVTVLCVRPLLLALVRRLGSGQSLTVVLVAGAIGYSVLTQSIQLHPVVGAFLFGVAVPRDSLVVERICQQLEGFTLLILLPLFFAGVGLTTSVGLLGTAPITWLVLAGVFVAAVVTKIVGAGGAARLAGMPNGEALRFGILMNCRGVTELVVLSIGYQAGLLNQLGYSVLVLVAVLTTAVTGPLVRWSLRRDGKLGSPASPSGPDRRDHPLVTGAPVQRWDAKQTDL, from the coding sequence ATGACCCTGTCCACCCGGGTCCGGACCCTGCTCGGTGCGACAGTCGGCCTGGTCGTGCTGGCGAGCACGGTGCCGCTGTGGGACACGGCAGGGTCGCACGACGGGGGCACGCTCACCCGGTTCCTGCTCGCGGTCGCGGTGGTCCTGGTGACCTGCCAGGTATGCGCAGGACTGGCCCGCCGGTTCGGCCAGCCCTCGGTGGTCGGCGAGATGGTGGGCGGCCTGGTGCTCGGCCCGTCCCTGCTCGGCGCGGTCTGGCCGGCGGCGACCGGGTTCCTGTTTCCCCCGGCCGTGACGGAAGGGCTGGACCAGGTCGCGCAACTGGGTCTGGTCATCTTCGTCTTCCTGCTCGGCTGTGAACTGCGTATTGACCGGATCGAGCGTAAGGGCGTGGTCGGGGCGGTGGTGGTCGCCGGCATGGGTCTGCCGTGGCTGGCCGGGATGGGCATCGTCGCCGCCGCCGGCGGGCTGTTCGTCGGCTCGCAGGGCTCGCCGGTGGGCACGATGATGTTCGTCGGGTTGGCCATGGCGGTGACCGCGTTACCCGTGCTGGCGCGCATCCTCGACGACCTGAAACTGCGGCACACCAGCGTCGGTGTGCTGTCCGTGTCGGCAGCGGCCATCGGTGACGGTCTGCTCTGGCTGGTGCTGGCCTTCCTACTGGCCGGGCAGGGCGCGGCCGGCGGGGGTCTGCGCGTCCTGCTGCTCGGGGCCGCGCTGGTGCTCGTGACCGTCCTGTGCGTTCGCCCGCTGCTGCTGGCGTTGGTCCGGCGGCTGGGCTCTGGCCAGTCGTTGACGGTGGTGCTGGTGGCCGGAGCGATCGGCTACTCGGTGCTCACCCAGTCCATCCAACTGCATCCGGTGGTCGGCGCCTTCCTGTTCGGCGTCGCCGTACCGCGCGACTCGCTGGTCGTGGAACGGATCTGTCAGCAGTTGGAGGGCTTCACCCTGCTCATCCTGTTACCGCTGTTCTTCGCCGGTGTCGGCCTGACGACCTCGGTCGGGCTGCTCGGCACCGCGCCGATCACCTGGTTGGTGCTCGCCGGGGTGTTCGTGGCGGCCGTCGTGACCAAGATCGTCGGGGCGGGCGGGGCGGCGCGGTTGGCCGGTATGCCGAACGGCGAGGCGCTGCGGTTCGGGATCCTGATGAATTGCCGAGGGGTCACCGAGCTGGTGGTGCTGAGCATCGGATACCAGGCCGGCCTTCTCAACCAGTTGGGATACAGCGTCCTCGTGCTCGTCGCCGTGCTCACCACGGCGGTGACCGGGCCGCTGGTGCGCTGGTCACTGAGGCGCGACGGGAAGCTCGGATCACCGGCATCGCCCTCCGGGCCGGACCGACGAGACCACCCGCTGGTGACCGGCGCACCGGTTCAGCGCTGGGACGCAAAACAGACAGACCTGTGA
- a CDS encoding MbtH family protein, with translation MSNPFDDDSQEFLALRNDEEQYSLWPTGITVPAGWQVVYGPAPRREVVDHIDRSWADMRPKSLRDAVPEYGGAGTSPDSAPSTGSRA, from the coding sequence GTGTCCAATCCGTTCGACGACGACAGTCAAGAATTCCTGGCCCTACGCAACGACGAGGAGCAGTATTCGCTGTGGCCGACAGGCATCACCGTGCCGGCCGGTTGGCAGGTGGTGTACGGTCCGGCGCCCCGACGGGAGGTCGTCGACCACATCGACAGGTCCTGGGCCGACATGCGGCCGAAGAGCCTGCGGGACGCCGTGCCCGAGTACGGCGGCGCCGGCACTAGCCCGGACTCGGCCCCGTCGACCGGCTCGCGGGCGTGA
- a CDS encoding fatty acyl-AMP ligase, with translation MSEVVPSYPTVIHALMAQAERGSDGAGMSVVPEPGRVEPRRYDTVFEDALRCAAVLAEYGVRRGDRVLFCLPTSWTFVTAFLGCQLLGAAPTAIAVPTSFGRAAGFDGQVKDLVAYLRPAAVLARAAVVQASEAVTDTVFIDADVLQERAASAEASVGRFQLPSENDLAFIQCTSGSTGRPKGVMISHGNLAANLAQSAVATGWSAEDTSVSWLPLYHDMGLISGIMVPVYTGSSSVLLPPTQFLRSPVEWLRNISALRGTLSAAPNFAYGYTADRVRDSDLEGVDLSSWRMAFCGAEPIHPGTIQRFVDRFRQWGLRPDVFMPCYGMAEATLTITMSPHNAPVRVDTIDRTAASTDGQVIDVDPGEASGMQVVACGAPVVGTEVRIVDGDGEPLGDNRIGDIQFRSPSRTMGYFGLPAETAAAIAEPDWWKTGDVGYLRDGEIRITGRSKDLIIIRGANYFPSDFEQAAESVPGVRLGTVVAVGHRPEDGDSEELHLIVESYVTADQQEELRQAVRAAVSARSGVPVAQVHLVPRRSLPKTTSGKLQRAKARQLFIEKAAPAPA, from the coding sequence ATGAGTGAAGTTGTGCCGAGTTATCCGACGGTGATCCATGCCCTGATGGCCCAGGCGGAGCGCGGCTCGGACGGGGCGGGCATGTCGGTGGTACCCGAGCCGGGGCGGGTGGAGCCGCGCCGCTACGACACGGTGTTCGAAGACGCGCTGCGTTGTGCCGCGGTCCTCGCCGAGTACGGCGTGCGTCGTGGCGACCGGGTGCTGTTCTGCCTGCCGACGAGCTGGACCTTCGTGACGGCGTTCCTCGGGTGTCAGCTGCTCGGCGCCGCCCCGACGGCGATCGCGGTGCCGACGAGCTTCGGCAGGGCGGCGGGATTCGACGGCCAGGTGAAGGATCTGGTGGCCTACCTGCGGCCGGCGGCGGTCCTGGCCAGGGCCGCGGTGGTTCAGGCGTCCGAGGCGGTGACGGACACGGTGTTCATCGACGCGGACGTGCTGCAGGAGCGGGCCGCGTCCGCCGAGGCCTCGGTGGGACGGTTCCAGCTGCCGTCCGAGAACGATCTCGCGTTCATCCAGTGCACGTCCGGTTCGACCGGCCGCCCCAAGGGCGTCATGATCTCGCACGGCAACCTGGCCGCGAACCTGGCCCAGAGTGCCGTGGCGACGGGATGGTCGGCCGAGGACACCTCGGTGAGCTGGCTTCCGCTCTACCACGACATGGGCCTCATCTCGGGGATCATGGTTCCCGTCTACACCGGGAGCAGCAGCGTCCTCCTGCCGCCGACGCAGTTCCTCCGCTCACCGGTCGAGTGGCTACGCAACATCAGTGCGCTGAGGGGAACCCTCTCGGCGGCGCCCAACTTCGCCTACGGCTACACCGCCGACCGGGTCCGCGACAGCGACCTTGAGGGCGTCGACCTGTCGTCCTGGCGGATGGCGTTCTGCGGAGCGGAACCCATCCATCCCGGCACCATCCAGCGTTTCGTCGACCGCTTCCGGCAGTGGGGCCTGCGGCCGGATGTGTTCATGCCCTGCTACGGCATGGCAGAGGCCACCCTGACCATCACCATGTCGCCGCACAACGCGCCGGTCCGGGTCGACACCATCGACCGTACGGCCGCCTCCACCGACGGTCAGGTGATCGACGTCGACCCGGGGGAGGCGAGCGGGATGCAGGTCGTCGCCTGCGGTGCGCCAGTCGTGGGTACCGAGGTCCGCATCGTCGACGGCGACGGAGAGCCGCTGGGCGACAACCGGATCGGCGACATCCAGTTCCGCAGCCCCTCGCGCACGATGGGGTACTTCGGCCTGCCGGCGGAGACCGCGGCGGCCATCGCGGAGCCGGACTGGTGGAAGACCGGCGACGTCGGCTATCTGCGAGACGGCGAGATCCGCATCACCGGGCGCTCCAAAGATCTGATCATCATTCGCGGCGCCAACTACTTCCCGTCGGACTTCGAGCAGGCTGCCGAATCGGTGCCGGGCGTACGCCTCGGCACGGTCGTCGCGGTCGGCCACCGACCCGAGGACGGCGACTCGGAGGAACTGCACCTCATCGTCGAGTCGTACGTGACCGCGGATCAGCAGGAGGAGCTACGCCAGGCGGTGCGGGCCGCGGTCAGCGCACGCAGCGGTGTGCCCGTGGCCCAGGTGCACCTCGTACCGAGACGCAGCCTTCCCAAGACCACCAGCGGGAAGCTGCAACGAGCGAAAGCGCGACAACTGTTCATCGAGAAGGCGGCACCCGCACCGGCCTGA
- a CDS encoding 4'-phosphopantetheinyl transferase superfamily protein: MTAGLGTLVTPGTYLEWAPVAPPYGPGEQFLAGRQAAAAALAAAGSVVRSVPRVAGGRPAFPGGYPGSIAHTDRMAVAVVVPGAAGVGVDIEDAAVTERMVEFVLYEQERRTLLAPDGRYRPVELFSAKEAAFKALDGTAVGGGLLFWRIELLRAGDGLIASFGGRSVPVWAHYADGLAFALAVRW, from the coding sequence GTGACCGCTGGACTCGGAACCCTCGTCACACCGGGCACGTACCTCGAATGGGCTCCGGTGGCGCCGCCGTACGGTCCGGGCGAGCAGTTCCTGGCCGGCCGTCAGGCTGCGGCTGCGGCGCTGGCCGCGGCGGGTTCGGTCGTCCGGAGCGTGCCGCGCGTCGCCGGCGGCAGGCCGGCCTTTCCAGGCGGGTACCCCGGATCCATCGCGCACACCGACCGGATGGCGGTCGCGGTGGTGGTCCCCGGTGCCGCCGGGGTGGGCGTCGATATCGAGGACGCGGCCGTCACCGAGCGCATGGTCGAATTTGTCCTGTACGAGCAGGAGCGTCGCACCCTGCTCGCGCCCGACGGCCGGTACCGCCCGGTCGAGCTGTTCTCGGCCAAGGAGGCGGCGTTCAAAGCGCTGGACGGGACGGCCGTCGGCGGCGGCCTGCTGTTCTGGCGAATCGAGCTGCTCCGGGCCGGTGATGGGCTGATCGCCTCCTTCGGCGGCCGGTCGGTACCGGTGTGGGCCCACTACGCGGACGGCCTCGCGTTCGCCCTGGCGGTGCGGTGGTGA
- a CDS encoding phosphopantetheine-binding protein has translation MAEQVAATRQRIRELLVEMHGPDSFVRTVSDTVSLRQQGLSSAALVSLLVAMEDAFGFEWDDDIQPEVLRSISSLADHVVALRV, from the coding sequence ATGGCTGAACAGGTGGCAGCGACCCGGCAGCGCATTCGGGAGCTGCTGGTCGAGATGCACGGCCCGGACAGCTTCGTCCGGACCGTGTCGGACACGGTGTCGCTGCGTCAGCAGGGGCTGTCCTCCGCCGCGCTGGTCAGCCTGCTCGTGGCGATGGAGGACGCATTCGGCTTCGAGTGGGACGACGACATCCAACCGGAGGTGCTGCGCTCGATCAGCTCGTTGGCTGACCACGTCGTGGCGCTGCGCGTGTGA
- a CDS encoding GNAT family N-acetyltransferase gives MSEVTVRRITPAEMAEASRIVGLAFAINPSNLAIAGGNRDKAARIMEHAARTLKLGNTASHVLVAEREGELAGVLKAAEWPHCQMTVREKIKSVPSQVRTMGFGLPRALKVVGGRAKHEPHKPHWHIGPIAVHPSQQGYGIGSALLTAFLADVDRQQVPAFLQADVDRNVVLYERFGFRVVSQEAILGINTSFMWRDAR, from the coding sequence ATGAGCGAGGTGACCGTACGACGGATCACGCCCGCTGAGATGGCCGAGGCGAGCCGGATAGTCGGCCTCGCGTTCGCCATCAACCCGAGCAACCTGGCGATCGCCGGCGGCAACCGCGACAAGGCCGCCCGGATCATGGAACACGCCGCCCGTACCCTCAAGCTCGGCAACACGGCCAGCCACGTGCTCGTCGCCGAGCGCGAGGGCGAGCTCGCCGGGGTACTCAAGGCCGCGGAGTGGCCGCACTGCCAGATGACCGTACGCGAGAAGATCAAATCGGTGCCGTCGCAGGTCCGCACGATGGGCTTCGGACTGCCGCGTGCCTTGAAGGTGGTGGGTGGTCGCGCCAAGCACGAACCCCACAAGCCCCACTGGCACATCGGACCGATCGCCGTCCACCCGAGCCAGCAGGGGTACGGGATCGGCTCGGCGCTGCTCACGGCCTTTCTCGCTGACGTGGACCGGCAGCAGGTGCCGGCGTTCCTTCAGGCGGATGTCGACCGCAACGTCGTGCTCTACGAGAGGTTCGGCTTCCGGGTGGTCAGCCAGGAGGCGATTCTCGGCATCAATACCTCTTTTATGTGGCGTGACGCCCGTTAG